In Streptomyces puniciscabiei, a single genomic region encodes these proteins:
- the dapE gene encoding succinyl-diaminopimelate desuccinylase, with protein sequence MTALELAADVVTLTRALVDLPSESGREARIADAVEAALRALPHLTVDRVGNSVVARTHLGRGERALIAGHLDTVPAAGNLPSRLADDRVHGLGACDMKGGVAVALRLAATVPAPVRDLTYVFYECEEVEGDRNGLARIAAERPDLLADASLAVLMEPSDAGVEAGCQGILTADIVVRGARAHTARAWQGVNAAHKAAPVLRRLDDHTPERVLVDGLEYREGLSAVAVRAGVAGNVVPDECVVTVNYRFAPSRSPEEAEAYVRSLFPEYEVRLTEVVGGALPHLDRIGALAAALGAEPRPKLGWTDVARFAALGVPALNYGPGDPSLAHTAGEYVPVEHLRRCEDRLRQWLR encoded by the coding sequence ATGACCGCCCTCGAGCTCGCCGCCGACGTCGTCACCCTCACCCGCGCCCTCGTCGACCTGCCCTCCGAGAGCGGACGGGAGGCGCGGATCGCGGACGCCGTCGAGGCCGCCCTGCGCGCCCTGCCCCACCTCACCGTCGACCGGGTCGGCAACTCCGTCGTCGCCCGCACCCACCTCGGACGCGGCGAACGCGCCCTGATCGCCGGGCACCTGGACACCGTCCCGGCCGCCGGCAACCTGCCCTCCCGTCTCGCCGACGACCGTGTGCACGGGCTCGGCGCCTGCGACATGAAGGGCGGGGTGGCCGTGGCGCTGCGGCTGGCGGCCACCGTGCCCGCGCCCGTCCGTGACCTCACCTACGTCTTCTACGAGTGCGAGGAGGTGGAAGGGGACCGCAACGGGCTCGCCCGTATCGCCGCCGAGCGGCCGGACCTGCTCGCCGACGCCTCACTCGCCGTCCTCATGGAACCCTCCGACGCGGGCGTGGAGGCCGGCTGCCAGGGCATCCTCACGGCCGACATCGTGGTCAGGGGCGCCCGCGCCCACACCGCCCGCGCCTGGCAGGGCGTCAACGCCGCCCACAAGGCCGCACCCGTCCTGCGGCGGCTCGACGACCACACGCCCGAGCGGGTCCTCGTCGACGGGCTGGAGTACCGGGAGGGGCTCAGCGCCGTCGCCGTACGGGCCGGGGTCGCCGGGAACGTCGTGCCGGACGAGTGTGTCGTCACCGTCAACTACCGTTTCGCGCCCAGTCGTTCACCCGAGGAGGCGGAGGCGTACGTGCGCTCGCTCTTCCCGGAGTACGAGGTGCGTCTCACCGAGGTCGTCGGCGGCGCCCTGCCGCACCTGGACCGGATCGGCGCCCTCGCCGCCGCGCTCGGTGCCGAGCCCCGGCCCAAGCTCGGCTGGACGGACGTCGCCCGGTTCGCCGCCCTGGGCGTGCCCGCGCTCAACTACGGCCCCGGGGACCCCTCCCTCGCCCACACGGCGGGGGAGTACGTCCCCGTGGAGCACCTTCGGCGGTGCGAGGACCGGCTCAGGCAGTGGCTCCGGTGA
- a CDS encoding PucR family transcriptional regulator, producing the protein MDACTLGDLLDVVGGPALRLHTAPAGQAVPVTEAVLHDGRIPLPRLPGALLLAVGVEAAESGPLLRAAAEAGLTGVVVRGADGPVAEAEAHGVALLSVAEDAAWHHVHLLLASAIAARPAAAAAADSGLGDLFALADAIATATGGATAIEDPRQRILAYSTVPGQPVDEDRRQGILGRQVPASTENTEQYRRLFAADRPIRLPALADGDLPRLAMPVRAGGETLGSVWVIDGGSLAPDAEDTLAQGASTAALLLLRARAARELARHRGSELLRRLLDGTAPDAATAAERLGLTGPARVAAFVLESAASVPDAERTALRLLDVVRLQCEARYGRHAGVLVDGVVYAVLPGTGERHKRLAEDIVARAGQALRLPVRAALGEVVPDAAGLVDSRADADLVLRVLDAGLPVAGVDEVRPRVTLLRLAEVMGERRELSAGAWQRVLAYDAAHGTEYARTLVCWFDAGCDMAGAAKLLAVHPNTCRYRLRQLQPLVGVDLDDPDQRLVLWLQLRVLAGLTGATA; encoded by the coding sequence ATGGACGCCTGCACCCTCGGTGACCTCCTGGACGTCGTCGGCGGCCCCGCCCTGCGCCTGCACACGGCCCCCGCCGGCCAGGCCGTACCGGTGACCGAGGCGGTGCTCCACGACGGGCGCATCCCGCTGCCCCGGCTGCCCGGCGCCCTCCTGCTCGCGGTCGGCGTCGAGGCGGCGGAGTCCGGGCCGCTGCTGCGGGCGGCGGCCGAGGCGGGGCTGACCGGGGTGGTGGTGCGCGGCGCGGACGGCCCGGTCGCGGAGGCGGAGGCGCACGGCGTGGCCCTGCTGTCGGTGGCGGAGGACGCCGCCTGGCACCACGTGCATCTGCTGCTTGCCTCGGCCATCGCCGCCCGCCCCGCCGCCGCTGCCGCGGCCGACAGCGGGCTCGGCGACCTGTTCGCACTGGCCGACGCGATCGCGACGGCGACCGGCGGGGCCACGGCCATCGAGGATCCCCGGCAGCGGATCCTCGCCTACTCGACCGTCCCCGGCCAGCCGGTGGACGAGGACCGCCGGCAGGGCATCCTCGGCCGGCAGGTGCCCGCCAGTACGGAGAACACCGAGCAGTACCGCCGGCTGTTCGCCGCCGACCGCCCGATCCGGCTGCCCGCGCTGGCCGACGGGGACCTGCCCCGCCTCGCGATGCCGGTGCGGGCCGGCGGGGAGACGCTCGGCTCGGTGTGGGTGATCGACGGCGGCTCGCTCGCCCCGGACGCCGAGGACACCCTGGCGCAGGGCGCCTCCACGGCCGCCCTGCTCCTGCTGCGGGCGCGCGCGGCCCGGGAACTGGCCCGGCACCGGGGCAGCGAGCTGCTGCGCCGCCTGCTGGACGGCACGGCGCCGGACGCGGCCACGGCCGCCGAGCGCCTGGGTCTCACCGGGCCCGCCCGGGTGGCGGCCTTCGTGCTGGAGTCGGCCGCGAGTGTCCCCGACGCCGAGCGCACGGCGCTGCGCCTGCTGGACGTCGTACGGCTTCAGTGCGAGGCCCGCTACGGGCGGCACGCGGGCGTTCTGGTGGACGGGGTGGTGTACGCGGTGCTGCCCGGCACCGGTGAGCGGCACAAGCGGCTGGCCGAGGACATCGTGGCGCGGGCCGGGCAGGCGCTGCGGTTGCCGGTGCGGGCGGCGCTCGGCGAGGTCGTGCCGGACGCGGCGGGACTGGTGGACTCCCGGGCGGACGCGGATCTGGTGCTGCGGGTGCTGGACGCCGGCCTGCCGGTGGCCGGCGTGGACGAGGTACGGCCCCGCGTCACGCTGCTGCGGCTGGCCGAAGTGATGGGTGAGCGGCGGGAGTTGAGCGCGGGCGCCTGGCAGCGGGTGCTGGCGTACGACGCCGCGCACGGCACGGAGTACGCCCGCACCCTGGTCTGCTGGTTCGACGCGGGCTGCGACATGGCCGGCGCGGCGAAGCTCCTGGCCGTCCACCCCAACACCTGCCGCTACCGCCTCCGGCAGCTCCAGCCGCTGGTCGGGGTCGACCTGGACGACCCCGACCAGCGGCTGGTGCTCTGGCTTCAGTTGCGGGTGCTGGCCGGGCTCACCGGAGCCACTGCCTGA
- the menC gene encoding o-succinylbenzoate synthase: protein MKLERVEIVHVAIPLVTPFRTSFGTMTTKDTFLLHVVTDSAEGWSEFAADPEPLYCSEFVAGAEIVLRDFLIPRMSALPDLTTAALAPALAKIKGHELAKAALETALLDAELRSYGMPLAVFLGAVRDRVPAGVSVGIKNSVPELLDDVERYLAEGYVRIKLKIEPGWDVEPVRAVRERFGDALPLQVDANTAYTLADAEHLRRLDDFGLLLIEEPLAENNLHAHAQLQQRLRTPVCLDESLHHASDTAAAIAMDACRAVNVKPARVGGYLEARRVHDVAHAHGVPVWCGGMLETGIGRAPNLALAALPGFTLPGDTSASSRYFAEDITEPFVLEDGHLPVPTTPGIGIAPLPEALRRFTRQRRDLYAA from the coding sequence GTGAAGCTGGAGCGCGTCGAGATCGTGCACGTTGCGATCCCGCTGGTCACGCCCTTCCGTACGTCGTTCGGGACGATGACGACGAAGGACACCTTCCTCCTGCACGTCGTCACCGACTCCGCCGAGGGCTGGTCGGAGTTCGCCGCCGACCCCGAGCCGCTGTACTGCTCGGAGTTCGTCGCCGGCGCCGAGATCGTGCTGCGCGACTTCCTGATCCCGCGCATGAGCGCCCTCCCGGACCTCACGACGGCCGCGCTCGCTCCCGCCCTGGCGAAGATCAAGGGCCATGAACTGGCGAAGGCGGCCCTGGAGACGGCCCTGCTGGACGCCGAGCTGCGCTCGTACGGCATGCCGCTCGCCGTGTTCCTCGGCGCCGTACGGGACCGGGTGCCCGCCGGGGTGTCGGTCGGCATCAAGAACTCGGTGCCGGAGCTGCTGGACGACGTCGAGCGGTACCTGGCCGAGGGCTACGTCCGCATCAAGCTGAAGATCGAGCCGGGCTGGGACGTGGAGCCGGTCCGGGCGGTCCGCGAGCGCTTCGGCGACGCCCTCCCCCTCCAGGTCGACGCCAACACCGCCTACACCCTCGCGGACGCCGAGCACCTGCGGCGCCTCGACGACTTCGGGCTGCTGCTGATCGAGGAGCCGCTGGCGGAGAACAACCTGCACGCCCACGCCCAACTGCAGCAGCGGCTGCGTACGCCGGTCTGCCTGGACGAGTCCCTGCACCACGCCTCCGACACCGCCGCCGCGATCGCGATGGACGCCTGCCGGGCGGTGAACGTCAAGCCGGCCCGGGTCGGCGGCTACCTGGAGGCCCGCCGGGTCCACGACGTGGCGCACGCGCACGGCGTCCCGGTGTGGTGCGGCGGCATGCTGGAGACCGGCATCGGCCGCGCCCCCAACCTGGCCCTGGCCGCCCTGCCCGGCTTCACCCTCCCGGGGGACACCTCCGCGTCCTCCCGCTACTTCGCCGAGGACATCACCGAACCGTTCGTCCTCGAGGACGGCCACCTGCCCGTCCCCACCACTCCCGGAATCGGCATCGCGCCCCTCCCGGAGGCCCTGCGCCGCTTCACCCGTCAGCGACGGGACCTGTACGCGGCATGA
- a CDS encoding S16 family serine protease codes for MLSRLTRPQAVAVCAVPVVALLATAAFAPLPFSVAQPGMTANVLGENRGTQVITVSGAPARRTSGQLRMVTIEATGPDARVTLADVIGNWFRTDRAVMPRDAVYPSGDTVKEIEKHNAAQMQQSQDAATRAALKYLGLSADKVKVTLKLADVGGPSAGLLFTLGIIDKLHGDGSGGDLTGGRTIAGTGTIEASGTVGAVGGVALKTQAARRDGATVFLVPKAECADAKAELPKGLRLVPVTTLKGAVNALNALEKGKGPVPSC; via the coding sequence GTGCTCTCACGTCTCACGCGTCCCCAGGCCGTAGCCGTCTGCGCGGTGCCCGTCGTGGCCCTGCTGGCCACGGCGGCGTTCGCGCCGCTGCCGTTCTCGGTGGCGCAGCCGGGGATGACGGCGAACGTGCTCGGTGAGAACAGGGGCACCCAGGTGATCACCGTCTCCGGCGCGCCGGCCCGGAGGACCAGCGGGCAGCTGCGGATGGTCACCATCGAGGCGACCGGACCGGACGCCAGGGTGACCCTGGCCGACGTGATCGGCAACTGGTTCCGCACCGACCGGGCCGTCATGCCGCGCGACGCCGTCTACCCGAGCGGCGACACCGTCAAGGAGATCGAGAAGCACAACGCGGCGCAGATGCAGCAGTCCCAGGACGCGGCGACCCGGGCGGCGCTGAAGTACCTGGGGCTGAGCGCCGACAAGGTCAAGGTCACGCTGAAGCTCGCCGACGTGGGCGGGCCCAGCGCGGGCCTGCTGTTCACCCTGGGGATCATCGACAAGCTGCACGGCGACGGCAGCGGCGGTGACCTCACCGGCGGCCGCACCATCGCCGGCACGGGCACGATCGAGGCCTCGGGCACCGTCGGCGCGGTCGGCGGGGTGGCCCTGAAGACCCAGGCCGCCCGGCGCGACGGCGCCACCGTCTTCCTGGTCCCGAAGGCCGAGTGCGCCGACGCCAAGGCGGAACTGCCCAAGGGCCTGCGACTGGTGCCGGTCACCACGCTCAAGGGCGCGGTGAACGCGCTGAACGCGCTGGAGAAGGGCAAGGGTCCGGTGCCGAGCTGCTGA
- a CDS encoding amino acid permease, translating into MDTVGTRPEARARQASATRRLTRRQPVQRLVGEAAGSPLKRTMGVAQLTLLSVGATLGTGIFVVLGQAVPEAGPAIVVSFVLAGVTALFSALSYAELAGMIPGSGSSYSYAYATLGELVAWVCGWCLILEYGVSVAAVAVGWGQYVNELLQLTFGVTLPDSLSAPPGAGGTLNIPAALIVVLAMVVLLRGARESAVANTVMVGVKIAALVLFCAVAFTAFRAGNFHPLFPLGAAGMSAGAASLFFSYIGFDAASTAGEEARNPQRDLPRAIILSLVLVTALYVLVAVAALGAMPWKQFAGTEATLSEVLVRSVGGGNLWPVLLSIGAVVATTSVVLTVQYGQIRILFAMARDGLVPPLFAKVHPRTGVPRANTVIVSAFIAVLAALVPLGSLADATSIGTLFAFMLVNLAVVLLRRRSPGIPRSFRVPFSPFTPLLGVGFCVYMLGSLGTDTWIAFGAWMAAGLVIYGLYGVRHSKLAQTSPEDLA; encoded by the coding sequence GTGGACACAGTAGGCACCCGGCCGGAGGCCAGAGCACGACAAGCGAGCGCCACGCGTCGGCTCACCCGGCGACAGCCCGTGCAACGACTCGTCGGTGAGGCGGCCGGAAGCCCGCTGAAGCGGACCATGGGCGTGGCCCAGCTGACGCTGCTCAGCGTGGGCGCCACCCTCGGCACCGGCATCTTCGTGGTGCTGGGCCAGGCCGTGCCGGAGGCGGGGCCGGCGATCGTCGTGTCCTTCGTCCTCGCCGGCGTCACCGCCCTGTTCTCGGCGCTGTCGTACGCCGAGCTGGCCGGCATGATCCCCGGCTCGGGGTCCTCGTACAGCTACGCCTACGCCACCCTCGGCGAGCTGGTCGCCTGGGTGTGCGGCTGGTGTCTGATCCTGGAGTACGGGGTGTCGGTGGCCGCCGTCGCCGTGGGGTGGGGGCAGTACGTCAACGAGCTGCTCCAGCTGACCTTCGGGGTCACCCTTCCCGACTCGCTCAGTGCGCCGCCCGGGGCCGGGGGCACCCTCAACATCCCCGCCGCACTCATCGTCGTACTCGCCATGGTCGTCCTGCTGCGCGGGGCCAGGGAGAGCGCCGTCGCCAACACCGTCATGGTCGGCGTGAAGATCGCCGCCCTCGTGCTGTTCTGTGCCGTCGCCTTCACCGCCTTCCGCGCCGGGAACTTCCACCCCCTCTTCCCGCTGGGCGCCGCCGGCATGAGTGCCGGAGCCGCCTCGCTGTTCTTCTCCTACATCGGGTTCGACGCGGCCTCCACCGCGGGTGAGGAGGCGCGCAACCCCCAAAGAGACCTGCCGCGCGCGATCATCCTGTCCCTCGTCCTCGTCACCGCCCTGTACGTCCTCGTCGCGGTCGCCGCGCTCGGTGCCATGCCGTGGAAGCAGTTCGCGGGGACCGAGGCCACGCTCAGCGAGGTGCTCGTACGGTCCGTCGGCGGCGGGAACCTGTGGCCCGTCCTGCTGTCCATCGGCGCCGTCGTGGCCACCACCAGCGTGGTGCTCACCGTGCAGTACGGGCAGATCCGCATCCTGTTCGCCATGGCCCGGGACGGGCTCGTGCCGCCCCTGTTCGCCAAGGTCCACCCACGCACCGGCGTGCCCCGCGCCAACACCGTGATCGTCTCGGCGTTCATCGCCGTCCTCGCCGCCCTCGTCCCGCTCGGCAGCCTCGCCGACGCCACCAGCATCGGCACCCTGTTCGCGTTCATGCTGGTCAACCTGGCGGTCGTCCTGCTGCGCCGGCGCAGCCCCGGCATCCCGCGCTCCTTCCGGGTGCCGTTCTCCCCGTTCACCCCGCTCCTCGGTGTCGGCTTCTGCGTCTACATGCTGGGCAGCCTGGGCACCGACACCTGGATCGCCTTCGGGGCGTGGATGGCCGCCGGGCTCGTCATCTACGGCCTGTACGGCGTCCGGCACTCCAAGCTCGCCCAGACCTCCCCGGAAGACCTCGCATGA
- the hppD gene encoding 4-hydroxyphenylpyruvate dioxygenase — MTQTTHHTPDTARQADPFPVKGMDAVVFAVGNAKQAAHYYSTAFGMKLVAYSGPENGSRETASYVLENGSARFVFTSVVKPSTDWGHFLARHVAEHGDGVIDLAIEVPDARAAYAYAVEHGARSVAEPYEVKDEHGTVVLAAIATYGETRHTLVDRSGYDGPYLPGYVAAKPMVAPPAQRTFQAIDHCVGNVELGRMNEWVGFYNKVMGFTNMKEFVGDDIATEYSALMSKVVADGTLKVKFPINEPAIAKKKSQIDEYLEFYGGAGVQHIALNTNDIVQTVRTMRAAGVEFLDTPDSYYDTLGEWVGDTRVPIETLRELKILADRDEDGYLLQIFTKPVQDRPTVFFEIIERHGSMGFGKGNFKALFEAIEREQAKRGNL; from the coding sequence ATGACGCAGACCACACACCACACTCCCGACACCGCCCGGCAGGCCGACCCCTTCCCGGTCAAGGGAATGGACGCGGTCGTCTTCGCCGTGGGCAACGCCAAGCAGGCGGCGCACTACTACTCCACCGCCTTCGGCATGAAGCTGGTCGCGTACTCCGGACCGGAGAACGGCAGCCGCGAGACCGCCAGTTACGTCCTCGAGAACGGCTCCGCCCGCTTCGTGTTCACCTCGGTCGTCAAGCCGAGCACCGACTGGGGCCACTTCCTCGCCCGGCACGTGGCGGAGCACGGCGACGGCGTCATCGACCTGGCCATCGAGGTGCCGGACGCCCGCGCCGCGTACGCGTACGCCGTCGAGCACGGCGCGCGGAGCGTCGCCGAGCCGTACGAGGTGAAGGACGAGCACGGCACCGTCGTGCTCGCCGCGATCGCCACCTACGGCGAGACCCGGCACACCCTGGTCGACCGCTCCGGCTACGACGGCCCCTACCTGCCCGGTTACGTCGCCGCCAAGCCGATGGTCGCACCGCCCGCCCAGCGCACCTTCCAGGCCATCGACCACTGCGTCGGCAACGTCGAACTCGGCCGGATGAACGAGTGGGTCGGGTTCTACAACAAGGTCATGGGCTTCACGAACATGAAGGAGTTCGTGGGCGACGACATCGCCACCGAGTACAGCGCGCTGATGTCGAAGGTCGTCGCGGACGGCACCCTCAAGGTCAAGTTCCCGATCAACGAGCCCGCGATCGCCAAGAAGAAGTCGCAGATCGACGAGTACCTGGAGTTCTACGGCGGCGCCGGCGTCCAGCACATCGCGCTGAACACCAATGACATCGTGCAGACCGTCCGCACCATGCGCGCGGCCGGCGTCGAGTTCCTCGACACCCCCGACTCCTACTACGACACCCTCGGCGAGTGGGTCGGCGACACCCGGGTGCCGATCGAGACCCTGCGCGAGCTGAAGATCCTCGCCGACCGCGACGAGGACGGCTACCTGCTGCAGATCTTCACCAAGCCGGTCCAGGACCGCCCGACCGTCTTCTTCGAGATCATCGAA
- a CDS encoding Lrp/AsnC family transcriptional regulator, producing the protein MAIDHLDGRIIVLLAREPRIGVLEMSRRLGVARGTVQARLDRLQSNGVIRGFGPQVDPAALGYPVTAFATLQIRQGQGPDVRAHLATVPEVLELLTTTGSGDMLCRLVARSNADLQRVIDRVIGFDGIVRASTAIVMENPVPLRIIPLVEQAAADSGGGLE; encoded by the coding sequence GTGGCGATCGATCATCTGGACGGGCGGATCATCGTGCTCCTGGCCCGGGAGCCGCGCATCGGCGTGCTGGAGATGTCCCGGCGGCTCGGGGTCGCCCGGGGCACGGTGCAGGCGCGACTGGACCGGCTCCAGTCGAACGGCGTCATCCGGGGATTCGGCCCGCAGGTCGATCCGGCTGCCCTCGGCTATCCGGTGACGGCCTTCGCCACGCTGCAGATCCGGCAGGGCCAGGGGCCCGACGTCCGGGCGCACCTGGCGACCGTGCCGGAGGTGCTGGAGCTGCTGACCACCACCGGCAGCGGCGACATGCTGTGCCGCCTGGTGGCCCGCTCCAACGCCGACCTCCAGCGGGTCATCGACCGGGTCATCGGTTTCGACGGCATCGTCCGCGCCTCCACGGCGATCGTCATGGAGAACCCGGTCCCGCTGCGGATCATCCCGCTGGTGGAGCAGGCGGCCGCGGACAGTGGCGGCGGCCTCGAGTGA
- a CDS encoding IclR family transcriptional regulator, which yields MTAETSQTLDRGLRVLKLLADTDHGLTVTELSTKLGVNRTVVYRLLATLEQHALVRRDLGGRARVGLGVLRLGRQVHPLVREAALPALRSLAEDIGATAHLTLVDGTEALAVAVVEPTWTDYHVAYRAGFRHPLDRGAAGKAILSARQSPSADPGYTLTHGELEAGASGAAAPLVGVTGVEGSVGVVMLADSVPERVGPRVVEAAREVAEALR from the coding sequence GTGACCGCGGAGACCTCTCAGACGCTCGATCGGGGACTGCGTGTCCTCAAGCTGCTGGCCGACACCGACCACGGGCTGACCGTCACCGAGTTGTCCACGAAACTGGGCGTGAACCGTACCGTGGTGTACCGGTTGCTCGCCACGCTGGAACAACACGCGCTCGTACGGCGTGACTTGGGCGGGCGAGCCCGGGTCGGGCTCGGGGTGCTGCGGCTCGGCCGGCAGGTGCATCCGCTGGTGCGGGAGGCCGCGTTGCCCGCGCTGCGGTCGCTCGCCGAGGACATCGGGGCCACGGCGCATCTGACGCTGGTGGACGGGACGGAGGCGCTGGCCGTCGCCGTCGTCGAACCGACCTGGACCGACTATCACGTGGCCTATCGCGCCGGGTTCCGGCATCCGCTGGACCGGGGCGCGGCCGGCAAGGCGATCCTGTCCGCGCGGCAGTCGCCGTCCGCGGATCCCGGGTACACCCTGACGCACGGGGAGCTGGAGGCCGGGGCGAGCGGCGCTGCGGCGCCGTTGGTGGGGGTCACCGGCGTCGAGGGCAGCGTGGGCGTCGTCATGCTGGCGGACTCCGTGCCGGAGCGGGTGGGGCCGAGGGTGGTGGAGGCGGCGCGGGAGGTCGCGGAGGCGTTGCGCTGA